In Arachis hypogaea cultivar Tifrunner chromosome 2, arahy.Tifrunner.gnm2.J5K5, whole genome shotgun sequence, a genomic segment contains:
- the LOC112725929 gene encoding uncharacterized protein: MNTLPQPQGPNLFQRLYISFDACKRGFKNGCRPLIGLDGCFLKGYYGGQLLFAVTQDANNHVFVIAFGVTRVENIDNWKWFLTCLEEDFGASMLFGWHLMSDQQKRFRDKQVKGCVWEAARSTTPVQFKAAMDMLKSVSNGAWEYMSKFDPKVWCRAFFNHYPKNVAVTNNMCESWNAVIVKARKKPVLTLCEELRVHVMNKMARHRRILGTYKGRLAPVQQMKLDKWIKPQSHKWNTQWCGDNDRVVFEVSRNTQKFGINLKNQTCTCNSWQLTGVPCVHAVAAISRVRVKLAEDFVSPFFTMEAIRKTYDICINPVPSEEYWKQTDQLKADPPKIVRPVGRPVKRRKESATPPAPTDGNKVRRSFQVTCSKCGEASHYFKTCKGAPKTPNWQPQSRRNNKGGTSGHTHNKPMH; the protein is encoded by the exons ATGAACACGTTACCCCAGCCACAAGGGCCAAACTTGTTTCAGAGATTGTATATCAGTTTTGATGCTTGCAAAAGAGGCTTCAAGAATGGGTGCAGGCCACTCATCGGGCTGGATGGGTGTTTCTTGAAGGGCTACTATGGGGGCCAACTTCTTTTTGCAGTGACACAAGATGCAAATAATCATGTTTTTGTCATTGCATTTGGTGTAACCAGGGTTGAGAACATTGATAATTGGAAGTGGTTTTTGACTTGCCTTGAGGAGGACTTCGGGGCAAGCATGCTCTTTGGATGGCATTTGATGTCAGATCAACAAAAA AGGTTTAGGGACAAACAGGTTAAGGGTTGTGTTTGGGAAGCTGCTAGGAGCACAACTCCAGTTCAGTTCAAGGCTGCTATGGATATGTTGAAATCTGTGAGTAATGGAGCTTGGGAGTACATGAGTAAATTTGACCCTAAGGTATGGTGTAGGGCGTTTTTCAATCACTATCCTAAGAATGTTGCTGTAACAAACAATATGTGTGAGTCTTGGAACGCAGTGATTGTGAAGGCTAGGAAAAAACCAGTCCTGACACTGTGTGAGGAGCTACGGGTTCATGTTATGAACAAAATGGCTAGACACAGGAGGATTCTGGGGACCTATAAAGGAAGGCTGGCACCAGTCCAGCAAATGAAATTGGACAAATGGATTAAGCCACAAAGCCACAAGTGGAATACTCAATGGTGTGGTGACAATGACAGGGTGGTATTTGAGGTATCCAGGAATACACAGAAGTTTGGGATTAACCTGAAAAATCAAACATGCACATGTAATTCATGGCAGCTCACAG GTGTACCTTGTGTTCATGCTGTTGCAGCAATATCCAGAGTGAGGGTAAAATTAGCTGAAGACTTTGTGTCTCCATTTTTCACTATGGAGGCCATAAGGAAGACATATGACATTTGTATCAATCCTGTGCCCAGTGAAGAGTATTGGAAACAAACTGACCAACTGAAGGCAGACCCACCAAAAATTGTGAGACCTGTTGGTAGACCAGTTAAGAGGAGAAAGGAATCAGCTACACCTCCAGCTCCAACGGATGGAAACAAGGTCAGGAGGTCCTTCCAGGTTACCTGTAGCAAATGCGGAGAGGCTAGCCACTACTTCAAAACATGTAAGGGAGCTCCTAAGACACCAAACTGGCAACCACAGAGCAGGAGAAATAACAAG GGTGGAACATCTGGCCACACTCACAACAAACCCATGCATTAG